aaatcatttcAAGCGTACCTAGATGCCGAATAGAATAGCTTTTCCTTCAACTCAAtaacaaaagtattttttatattaaattttgagtttatttgaaattttttaaaatatttttatttaataatattttttttatttttaaaaatttattttttaatatcagtacattaaaataatttaaaatatatatataaataatttgaagcaaggaaaaaattaaaaaaaaaaattaaaatgcaaaaaaaattcgGGCTGAAAAAAGCTACTCCACAGCTATATGTTTTAAGACCTTTAACTAGCCTCTCCTGGATGATAAAATCACGAATTAATTGCTTGGAACCTCCCCATGATATCCACAGCCACTccatgattcaaaaatatagtAAATGAAACAGGTGCCCAGAAAAGTTCATAGGCATAAGACATTGAGGAAGAAATAACCAGTCACTTGCCTGTTCAATTTCAGAAGACTTGGCTAACAAATCTTCAGGAAGAGACCAATCCAAAAATGTCAAAGTTTTCCTTAATCCTTGCCTCATTTGTGCTCCTAGGCAACACACTGTGGCCCGCCCATTTGGAGTCCCCACCTAAAAGCTACTTGTGCTGGAGATTTTCCTAATTTCTCCGCAATCATATTAAGAATTGAATTCTTGAGAGCCTGAGTCTTGATGGTTCCCAGACCTGGGGAACCCAGAGGTGTATCTGCATCATAATTGTTATTATCTGCATTCAACTAAGAGAAGATCTACTTCTATTTCTTACTCACAAAACTTGGATTGACGTAACATTCATGAAGCTTTGGCTGCTGCCATACAGGGTGACATTCCACTTGGTTAACAGTTGGAGGTACACGAGCCACTCCTGGTAAGTTCAAAAGTTTCTGTGAGGTATTGCAATGAgggtttttaatcaaattttccTGGATATAATAGGATTCTAGGTTTGTGAATGTTAGGTTTCTTAAGTGTTGTACCTAAATATCAATGAATTTTcgtgtattaaaaatatagttcttgTTTCTAATGCTTTTGTACTACCATTACAACATTTTAGTTCTAACTTagctttttctttgttctttttatttttatgtagatgaatttagatttttcaatttgtttgattatttttttatgaacaagtCTTAACtaagtaataatattaaataattgataattaaacatactttaatttaacttcaaccAATACAAAAAGCATTAAGAAGTAAGCATTTCtgactagaaaaaaatttatttatttgcatctgaatagttaaatataaaaaaatatttaattgtaaaagatcattttcttaattaatatactagttaaattttaaaattatactattttcaCGGATATAACTCTttacatattttctttgaattctaACTCATAATTGATTAGAAAATATGAATCTCTCCTTCTCCATCTTCTGTTACCATTTatcttatttcttatatttttgtttgaattcatcctttttttctcattttctcattcatgattcaatttttaaaattgaaattaataggtGATTTTTCTCACTCTGTTTCCCTATTTAGTAAAGAAAAAGGCGATCCTTTTTCTCTGTGTTTGATAATTCTAATCTCGATTTCagtttatatcaaatttaatcatcactattttattttttttaaatgaatttgtgAGGACCTTAATAAGTAAAATCGAAGGCGCACATTACACTGCAAGTGTAACACCCAGGGGATGAAGCCCTAACCCGTGTCATTATGAATAGCGTGAAGAACGTTTCCAAGAAGTGGGGGTGTATCGCATGACGTCATAAAAAGTCCACGACGCAACGTCACATCCTTATCTCTTGGGCTTGTTCATCTATACGCAGTAGATTTTAATGGAATCTTAAGACATCATGTCGATGGAAACTGAAATTACGACAGATGTTTGTTTAAaaactactcttttttttttttaatctatacaGCTACGGGTTGGGTGAGATGatgatagtgattattttttaaaatatttttatttaaaaataaattaaaataataattttttaaaatttatatttattttgaatctatattataacaataaaaaaatataaaaagaattaattttgaataaaaaaattaaatttagcaaACTCTATTCGaatgaaaactaaaaagaaagaaagaaagcacaCGAACTGAGAAAGGGACACGGCATCCATTGCAGAACTGTGTCCTTTTTAAACAGCTTCGAGTGATGAGCCCATTCCTCAACTATCCGTGATTAGAGTTAAACCAGTCCACCTGAACATGAGATTCTGATTGTGATTGAAAACCATAAACCAGTCTCTTCAACCAGATTGATAGTCTAGTAGAGAATCTGTGACTGATTTGATGAGAGTGACATTGAAACCTAGGGTTTTGCTTGAAGGGTTCTCTGAATAAGAGAAGGGCCCTTTGGTTATTGAGAGAGATAGAGTGAGTGGAAAATGAAGGAGATAATAGGAGGGCCGGGGACAGTGAGTGGGTTATTACTGAGAATAGGACAATGCGTTTTTGCTGCAGCTTCAATTTCAATCATGACCTCTGCCATTGGCTTCTCTTCCTACACTTCTTTCTGGTACCTATTTTTTCAACCTttcctttttatgttttatttctctatgcttcttcttcttcttttctttttatttgttatttattcgACAGTGATTAGAttgcttatttttatgatgtttcATTATGTATGTAAGGAATTAGAATGCCCCTTTTTTGCCCTTTTCGAACATTATTGTATTTGTAATTTGTTGAGTTTTAGTAATTTACATGGTGTAAGGAATTAGAATGCCCCATTTTTGCACATTATTGTATTTGTAATTTGTTGAGTTTTAGTAATTTACATTGGATTTAGACTCTTAGTGCAGATTGGGAAGCTTGCGTCTTGAAAGCTTTATGTGGAACTTGGAacatttttagtttgtttttctcTGTAGATGCATGAATACCTCTTCGAAGCAGCTACTGTCAATCTGTCATTGAGATTTTGAGTTAATAATTGTAGATGATGTGTCGACCAATTGGCATGAATAAGCTTTAAATACTGATACTGGATAACTGTTTGTGTGTAATGTCTCTTGCAATGTTGAAAATGAGCTTCTGTTGTTTGATCGTTATTTTTGCTTCTTTATTTGTAAGTCAATGTccaatttccttttcctttttcctttttcctttttccttcctGTAGATTTAGGTTAGTGGGGCTAATTGAAGTAAGAGCATGTTGACTGCTAGCCCGCTGCTCATGTATATGTATCTATGATATGTTCACatgcacttttatttttattcactaTTGAATTCATCTCTCAAGCATTTGTCATTCATCTCTTTTGATGGTTATGTGTTCTCTGGCTCAGCTATTTGATTGCATCAATGGGGCTTCAACTTTTGTGGAGCTTTGGACTTGCATGTCTTGACATTTATGCTTTGAGGAGAAAGAAAGACCTCCAAAATCCTGTCTTAGTGAGCCTGTTCGTTGTAGGTGATTGGGTACTGCTCTTGTCCTTTAGACTACTGCTCAGTCCTGATTAATTCTCTCTTTTACTGGGAAATTGTCTAGTTGATTTAAGCCAAAGCTTGTGCATGAATATATATTGCCAGTAATGTTAATGCACCGATTGGACCTTAGCAATTTCATGCATCAGCTATTATTTTGTTCCActtgattttctatttattcCTTTCATGAGTAAATGGTTTTAATTAAGACAGGCTAAGTTAAAGAGGGGCTTGAAGATTTGCTGTCCAAGCACAGACATAGCTAAgctattgctatttattttgtttaggagCATGGTAAGGTGGTTCCCTCATGAACTGGTTTCTAATTTTAACAAGGCTGTACTCATCACGAAAGACTATGAAAGGATGTAGTAAAGGACTTATGTATGCCTTTCagcttaaatgtttttgaatggtaAAGCAAGAAGTCCTTGATCATAAATCTCTATTCAAACATCTAGTAGCCAtatcaaaaagaaattgaagcaaCATTCCCCCCTGTTATTTCCACCCTTGCACATGACTTTAGGAATGACCACATTGAATACTAGTACAATGTGCTTTCAACTTTTGTATGGTGTTTAATGTCTTGGGCAGCTTGGACATTTAATGATCTTGTGAGAAATGCTTTTGAAGATCTCCATAAGTAAatttaagcaaataaaattgaatgtgGAAAATTCTTGGAGCCAAGGAGGCATTATGAGGGTCTAGATGTTAATAGAATATTCTTGAAGCTGAATTGTGTGTGACTGGGATCATCCTTCTTAGCAAAAAGGTGATTCTACAAATTCAGGCGTGGACATAAAAAGTGATTTCTTGATTGCTAATGCGTCTTTGAATATTTGTTAATGGCAAGATGTTGTCCTGAGACTTCCCTCTTGCTTTGGAATTGTTCTAGGTTCCTATCTGGTCTTTCCTTAGAGAGAATGGTGCAAATGTTGTTTTGACCGGTTTTGAAAACTAGCTAGGCAGGTCTTATTTTTTCACCAGCTTTGAGccttgccccccccccccccccccactgtTAACTTGAGGACTTTGCGTTGAAAATAATGCCGCCAGTGTACATCTAGAAAGCGAGTTTGGATACTGAATGACATAACTGGAACTTATGTTGGCAGCTTACCTCATTTATGATGTGAACTTGGGTAATAGTTGGAATGACAAATAATAGCTTGAACTTGCAGGTAACAGCTATGCTATCACTTGCAGCTGCATGCTCATCAGCAGGTGTTGTTGTTCTTTATGCTAGGGACATGAACTTTTGCAAGATCCATCCAGATCTTCCATGTAGCAGGTACGAGATTTCCATACTCTTGGCGTTCATCACCTGGCTTCAAGTCAGTATATCATCTCATGTGATGTTCTGGATCCTAGCCTCGGTGTAGTTGATACGTGTGTTTGTTTCCAAGAGTTGCAGAGTACACAAATGGTAATATCTTCTGCTTCACATGTAAATTTTTATCCCACTCTAACATGCCTTAATTTTGGACAATTTTCAGGATTCccctgtttgtttgctatttgtTATGAGTTTTCCTTAGGCAAATGAATGTTTTGGTTAATGATCATGTATTCATTTAAGCTCTCCATGCCCTCACTTGCTTCCAAAACTTGACCCAAAGTTTGAGCGAACTATAACATTTAGAGTTTGGAAATGCCGTTCTCTGTCCTCTCAGATTTCATGTCTTCTTACTTTCGTGCCAACACATAAACCGGTAATTAGTAGCAAAAATCAGCCTGGTCTGATGttcatttccttttatttatggAAGTTTCATATTTGGTCAGATAAACGTAAATGCAAAAGAGTTATCATGAAAGAAGGATCACACATAGTCGGAAAGAatgctcttttttctttgagttAGGCCAATTGTCATTGTTACTGGCATACAAGAGCGAAATGAAattgttgggaaaaaaaaatctcattaagATAGAAAACAGTGCTGTGAAGTACGGATGAACCGTAGATGAAGAAAGACCCCTGCCTGCCACAAAGCACTGACTGTCTGTTATAGGTAACTGATGGACAATAGGCTGTCGAGGGCAGATTCTATAAATTAAGGACTGTTCATGAGGGACAAAGCAATGCTTCGTTTCTCTTATTGATTAGTGTCCTGTTTGTAATCTTTGTTTCAGTAGTATATTTGCTTTAGATCATGGCCAAGGCCTCTTGTAATGGACTTTGTATTGAGATTTGCCCTTTTAAGTTCCTTTGATGAATGATTTTCTTcgctcaaaaaacaaaaagaaaaggcaaagggCGATCAAATTCATGGAGATTCATGGATATGCATTTCAACCCATTAAAATACAGTCGGCGTCTATGAGAGGCCCGTCAGAGTTGAGTCAGCCCTGTTTCCCTCTTTCTAATCTATCACTAGCCTCTCCAAGTTGCTGGAAATAATTTGTATAGGTTTATCTTTCTCAGCCCTGATGGGGACGTGCATCTAATAGGTATACGTATCTCTCTCAAACCAGATCAAAACAAACAGAAGTTTTGATCATGGCTGTCGCTGAGCATAAATGTAATCAGTTTCCTTGATACCCTCATTGGTAATGTGGCATGGATATTCTCATAttcatcaataaattaatagtCCTAAAcggcttaaaaaaaaaaaaaaaacaatggacaCCGGATCATTTCCTGATGAGAAGAAATGTGGACCTAGTTCATCCAATCATACAAAAGGGATTCACAACAATGATTTTGGCATCCAGTTCGTCCACCAATCAAACGGTTTGGATCGACATGAATTCTTTGTATCATATTTGGTTagtgaaaatatataataaaatatgaaaaaaattattttcttaatgtgtttttatcaaacttatgtattttaaaaaataattaaatataatattctattaacttaattttaaaattaataattttataataaccatagtTATAAAACCGAGACTAGCCGACTTGGCTGATCCAAAACCTAGACTagtttgagtttaataaaaaactagagAAAGAATTAGCTCGATTTAACCTAGTTGAAAACCTAGATCAACCTATAACCTGTTCAACAGAAAATACAACACAGATAAAATAACTTATtgactattttaaaattgtttttggtcaaaacaatGTTGccttgatttctatttttttttaggtaaaCTAGGGTTGAACCTCTCGACTCATGACTCAGGTCTTGTCCTGGATCGACTATTAAGTCGGGTTTtaatactataataataatcatttttattcatacGTTGACTCATATCAACCCGAGTTGACCCTCCCAACCCATGACCTAGGCCTTGCCTTGGTTCAACTTTCGAGTagatttttaaactataataataacaaccacttttatctttatattgacTCGTTTCAACGATTAACCCGACTCATAACTCAAATCTTGCCAAGTTGACTTGcaagtcgagttttaaaactataacaatcacttttatccttatattgacTCGTGTCAATAATAAACCCGACTTATAACTCAAATCTTGTCATAGGTCGACTTTcaagttggattttaaaactattataataacaacatttatttttatattgactcTGGTCAACTTGCATGACACTCCCGACTCGTGACCCAAGCTTTATTTTAGATTGACTTCcaagttggattttaaaactataataataattatttttatctttacatattttagtttaataatttttagaatttagagttttttacaagaatatattagaaataaaaaataaaaaatattctctctAGAGACATGTCCTCTCTGCCTctcctattttaaaaatacaaaaaatcattataaaattatccCAAAACtcgatttattttgtttttacaaacaaaaaaaatttccatcTCCACTATAtctccattctttttatttttattataatccaGTAATACAGTATCCAAACACTACATGAAAAAACCGTACAGACAAGCATTACAATTTAAATGACAGCAAGATATTGCTTGAGGTCGAGGTCATCAGGATTTGGCTGGGGTCATAGTTTGAGGTCACCGTGCCGGTGAAATTGATGGAAAAAATGGGAAACTCCAAGCTTGATAGGCAGTCTAGTTTTACTATATTGTAAACGCAAAAATGCTtccattttgttatttatagcaAACATCTGATACAAATTCATCACAGGAAAATCGCTCACTGTTGAATACGATcaaccaaacaaaggaaaaataaataaagagcaGCAATTGGGGGGTGGGGGTGTTGTTGGGTTCAAGACAATTGTTTGAGTTTCTACAATAACATTTTTCCTCATTCAGAGTGAGCAGTTTATCAGTTAATACGAATGACTATGGACAGACAAGGAGAAAAACCTCAAAGCTCACATGACAATTTCTGGCTTCAAAATGCTAGACTTTATTTCCTTATGAGGCAGGACAACACCCCCATTACTGTAAACTTCATCGCCAACATGAACATCTTCTCCTAAGATTGTCATGTTCTCTATGCGAGCCCATCTCCCCACAGTGGAATGCCATCCAATGATACTACTAGAGATGCATGCATGCTTCTTGATTCGCACTCCCCGCATTACAGTGCAGCGGGAAAGCCTAACTCCCGAGTCTATTATGCAACCTGGGCCGATTGCTACATCTGGTCCGATTAGACATCCTTCTCCAATTACTGCACTCTCATCAACGAGAACATTTCCAACAATGTTTGGTCCAGTGGCCAGTTTTGGAGAGGACATTTTCCGCAAAGAATCCAGGTATAGTCTCAGACCTGTAACGTAGTCTTTTGGCTGTCCAATGTCCATCCAGAACCCAGGTAGGACCATGGCAAACAGCTTATTCTCTGCTGCAATCTTTGGGAAGACTTCTTTCTCTATTGAGGTGGGCCTCAGTTCAATCCGATCAAGAACAGAGGGGTTCAACAAGTAGATTCCAGCATTGATCTTGTTACCtacaaatatttttggtttctcAACAAATTTCTCAACCTTCCCGCTAGTTTCTTCCATCAGCACCACACCATACTTTGATGGTTCATCCACCTGTGACATGAAAATTTGGTTTAACATATAGGGAATGGGCTTGGTGCCTGGGAAAAAGCAAAACAATAGATTCAACTCACCTTGGTTACCATAATGGAAGCCTCCCCTCCATGGCCTTTGTGAAATTCAATCATTTGTTTTAACGGATACTCACTTATAACATCACTGTTGAGGACAAAAAAGGGTGCACCAGAATCGTCAATGAGCTTATCTCTAGCTAGGGCTAAAGGACCTGCTGTGCCAAGTGGCTCAGTCTCTTGTGAGCAGGTGATCTTAATTTCAAGCCTTTTCTCGTATTCTTTCAAGAAATTCAGCATAACCTGCATTTAAAAGTACATAATTACAGGGGATCGTAAGAAAATCCAGCTGTAATATTAATACATGAATATGATATGGAATTTCAGTGGAAAGGTGATCCTCTGAATTGTTGTTGTTACCTCTGGCTGGTAGTTAATTGCCAAGACCACTTCAGTGACTCCAATTGCTTTGAGAGCTTCAATCTGTttataagaaattcaaaatgcaTTTTACACGTAGCTGGCATACACTGCTTATCAGGTACAGAACAATTAAATAGATAACCATGGCCAGGGAAGTTGCTCAGTCtcaaaaaatgaaattcaaaacagTAAATTCACTAATAAATAGTAGATTAGCCAATGGCAAGAAGCAATCTTGAAGTAacaatttactttttttctgtAAAGAAGAATCAAATTTCAATCAATACATACATGCATACTCATTAGTTACGTGGGGGTGGGATTTCGGGATACAGAGAAGTAGATACTCCTAAGTCCTATTTAAATAACCCTTAATATGAAATTTATCAAGTAATACCTGATGCAGTATCATGGGTTTGTTAGCAAAATCAACCAGCGGCTTCGGTACACTGAGGGTTAAAGGCCTCAAACGAGTCCCAAATCCTCCAACAAGAATGAGTGCCTTCATTTTGTTAAGCTCTCAACCTAGATCCTCTTCTCctggattttcaaaataaaaattgggaTGAAATGGAATCATTTGATTGGTTCAAACCAACAAATATCACAAGAGGAAAGATTTGGATGGATTCGATCTCCAAAATAACGAGAGACAACAAGTTCCTTTATTAAAACCCGAATACAATAAACATGCTTGATGTggtttaacaaaataaaaagaaaaaaagaaaaaaaagggactaTAGATTGATCTAAAAGCGAGAGAAGTGAAGAAAACGTACTCTGTTGATTCGAACTTTAGAGTTGGCAATGGTAGATCAATGGCTGGCTGGTGCTGTGATTGGCTATGATGGTTATggagactatatatatatattgtacaaGAAAAGGGGTAACAGTGGCGAGAGAAATTAGAAATCTTGAATGAGACGCTGTTTGCTTTCTCCAAATCAAGAAACGGGATCGCGTTCGCATAGAGCAAGGCTTTTGACAGTCGCCGACTAGCTTCtcctctgtgtttttttttctcgtctCTTTAACTTAACGAcagaattttcaaaatattatttttgtgccaagctatttttcttttttctttttttaaaaaaaaaagagttataaGAGACCTTGTTTTAAACACTTCATGTTCTAGTTctaaaaaacagagaaattaGTATCGTGAGTTTTATCCTAACTCAACTGATCCTAGTTTTAAGAGTTAAGAATAGAAAGGACACCTAAACTAATATTCTAAAATCTGAATCCAAACACAATATTGTATATTGATTTAGGTTTGTTCCAATAGTTTTTCCTTTGTGTTACTTAGCCTCCTCTTCGGTAAGATTTTCTaatgcatcatttttttttatatgtttgcttaaaagtgaattattaaaaaaaaccaaaagcaagGTAATAACTTAGTGTATTAAATTTGGTAGAATGTTAAGTCCAGATGATATGAGTCTAGCTTACTTTCAAGTCCAATATCCTTGAGTTTAACTGCATGCCGAGTTCAAGTACACATGAGCTTAATAAGATATCACACtcaaattttttagattcaacTATGTGTTGAGTCTAAGAACATATGAGTTTAGTAAGATGACAGACCCAACATTATTGGTTTCAATTATGTACTAGGTCTAAGATCATGTGAGTCTGGCGTTAATACCCTTGAATTCATTTATGAGCTGAGCCCAAGTACATGCAGGTCTAGTGATATGTCAGACCCAAACATATTTAGATTTGGCCATGCACTGAATCTTATATGTGGGTCTGAAAAGACGTCAGACCTAACATCCTTAAACTTAGTTATATGTTGAGGCCATGTACATGTGAATTTGACATGATGCCAAACCCAAACATCATTGGATTATACCACACGTTTAGCCTAAGTACCTATGGGTCTGGGAAGGTGACAAACTCAACATCATTGTGTTCAGCTTTGCGCGAAGCCCAATTGCTTATGGATCTAGTAAGATGCCGAACCTTAATGCCTTGAGTTCAGTTACGTGCTGAGCCCAAGTGTGTATGGATCTAATAAGGTGCTACACTCATGACCCTTGAGTTTGGAGTCATTCTAAGTTGAATACGTATAGAGTTTATAATCTTTTTAGGTTTCATGTTGGGTCATATGAATTTGTTGTTtattctcatgtttttttaacataaaatagtaAAAGTCAAGAATAATCATCACCTTATATTTATAAGTGCATAAAAGTCTCCAAATAGCCTACCATAATTccattaacattaattttatgt
The Populus nigra chromosome 3, ddPopNigr1.1, whole genome shotgun sequence genome window above contains:
- the LOC133688987 gene encoding CASP-like protein 5B2 isoform X1, which translates into the protein MKEIIGGPGTVSGLLLRIGQCVFAAASISIMTSAIGFSSYTSFCYLIASMGLQLLWSFGLACLDIYALRRKKDLQNPVLVSLFVVGDWAKLKRGLKICCPSTDIAKLLLFILFRSMVTAMLSLAAACSSAGVVVLYARDMNFCKIHPDLPCSRYEISILLAFITWLQVSISSHVMFWILASV
- the LOC133688301 gene encoding mannose-1-phosphate guanylyltransferase 1-like, encoding MKALILVGGFGTRLRPLTLSVPKPLVDFANKPMILHQIEALKAIGVTEVVLAINYQPEVMLNFLKEYEKRLEIKITCSQETEPLGTAGPLALARDKLIDDSGAPFFVLNSDVISEYPLKQMIEFHKGHGGEASIMVTKVDEPSKYGVVLMEETSGKVEKFVEKPKIFVGNKINAGIYLLNPSVLDRIELRPTSIEKEVFPKIAAENKLFAMVLPGFWMDIGQPKDYVTGLRLYLDSLRKMSSPKLATGPNIVGNVLVDESAVIGEGCLIGPDVAIGPGCIIDSGVRLSRCTVMRGVRIKKHACISSSIIGWHSTVGRWARIENMTILGEDVHVGDEVYSNGGVVLPHKEIKSSILKPEIVM
- the LOC133688987 gene encoding CASP-like protein 5B2 isoform X2: MKEIIGGPGTVSGLLLRIGQCVFAAASISIMTSAIGFSSYTSFCYLIASMGLQLLWSFGLACLDIYALRRKKDLQNPVLVSLFVVGDWVTAMLSLAAACSSAGVVVLYARDMNFCKIHPDLPCSRYEISILLAFITWLQVSISSHVMFWILASV